The proteins below are encoded in one region of Nyctibius grandis isolate bNycGra1 chromosome 7, bNycGra1.pri, whole genome shotgun sequence:
- the CDC25A gene encoding LOW QUALITY PROTEIN: M-phase inducer phosphatase 1 (The sequence of the model RefSeq protein was modified relative to this genomic sequence to represent the inferred CDS: substituted 1 base at 1 genomic stop codon) has translation MDSPAPGGSYRRRLLLLSPTAPAVVKSLFPTDLSPVSDLRLTMEQLGRGQHENAEQDVGNKTTNGLQRTVSSESTDSGCALDSPGPATSKDIMEETFEKAILESSRLNMRMPFRRIHSLPQSLLGSSPALKRNHSDSLDSDAFQLLEQDENKENESFEFKKPAKPASRASVHVHSRDGRGVPGPRQDSSPAQTKECCXNFCLFPMGEQEHYRPAFLQQSSLTSSESEDDDGFLELLDEQDLKNDEEMPSDVASLWTAPLVMRKTDNRAKRCRLFGSSTPPSAVGRTTQKRIERSQEENSPGKSKKRKSLPGTSSEDSASLKMVKTQSSTAEIESILDSDQTDLIGDFSKGYLFHTVDGKHQDLKYIDSEMIVSVLTGKFASSIEECVIIDCRYPYEYEGGHIKGAVNLHTEEEVENYLLKKPIQPSGNKRVIVVFHCEFSSERGPRMCRFVRERDRLGNEYPNLHYPELYVLKGGYRDFFLRCRSFCEPQSYRPMHHEDFREDLKRFRTKSRTWAGEKSKRELYSRLKKL, from the exons ATGGACTCCCCAGCGCCCGGCGGCTCCTaccgccgccgcctcctgcTTCTCTCCCCGACTGCACCCGCCGTGGTCAAGTCTCTCTTCCCCACCGACCTCTCGCCGGTCTCCGACCTTCGCCTCACCATGGAGCAGCTGGGACGCGG GCAGCATGAAAACGCTGAGCAAGATGTGGGAAACAAGACTACTAATGGTTTACAAAGAACAGTGTCATCAGAATCAACAGACTCAG GTTGTGCGTTGGATTCGCCCGGTCCTGCAACCTCGAAGGATATCATGGAGGAAAC GTTTGAGAAGGCAATTCTTGAATCCAGCAGACTGAA CATGCGAATGCCTTTCAGAAGAATACATTCACTGCCA CAAAGCCTCCTGGGATCCAGCCCTGCTCTGAAGAGAAACCATTCCGACTCTCTGGACAGCGATGCTTTTCAACTGTTGGAACAAGACGAAAATAAGGAGAAT gaaTCGTTTGAGTTTAAGAAGCCAGCCAAACCAGCCTCTCGTGCTTCTGTGCACGTCCATTCCCGTGATGGAAGAGGTGTTCCTGGACCAAGGCAGGACTCATCTCCAGCTCAGACA AAGGAATGTTGTTAAAACTTTTGTCTGTTTCCCATGGGTGAACAGGAACACTACAGgccagctttcctgcagcagTCTTCCCTGACTTCCTCTGAAAGTGAAGATGATGATGGATTCCTAGAGCTGTTGGATGAGCAAGATTTGAAG aaCGATGAGGAGATGCCATCTGATGTGGCGAGCCTCTGGACTGCTCCGCTGGTCATGAGGAAAACGGACAATCGG GCCAAGCGATGCCGGTTGTTTGGCTCTTCAACTCCTCCTAGTGCTGTAGGAAGAACCACCCAGAAAAGGATAGAGAGATCCCAGGAAGAGAATTCCCcagggaaaagcaagaagaggaaaagccTGCCTGGAACATCCTCTGAGGACTCAGCG AGTCTGAAAATGGTGAAGACACAATCCTCCACAGCAGAGATCGAAAGCATTTTGGACAGCGACCAGACAGACCTTATTGGTGACTTCTCAAAG GGTTATTTATTCCACACTGTCGACGGGAAACATcaagatttaaaatatatcGACTCAGAAATG attGTGTCTGTGCTGACTGGGAAGTTTGCAAGCTCCATCGAGGAATGCGTGATAATCGATTGTAGATACCCCTATGAGTATGAAGGAGGACACATCAAG GGTGCTGTAAACCTACATACAGAAGAGGAGGTGGAAAACTACTTGCTGAAGAAGCCAATCCAGCCATCGGGCAACAAACGAGTGATCGTAGTGTTCCACTGCGAGTTTTCTTCAGAGCGGGGTCCTCGAAT GTGCCGGTTTGTGAGAGAGCGGGACAGGCTGGGTAACGAATACCCCAACCTCCATTACCCGGAACTCTACGTCCTGAAAGGGGGTTACAGGGACTTCTTCCTAAGATGCCGT aGCTTCTGCGAGCCCCAGAGCTATCGCCCCATGCACCACGAGGACTTCAGAGAAGACTTGAAAAGGTTCCGCACCAAAAGCCGAACCTGGGCTGGTGAGAAGAGCAAAAGGGAACTGTACAGTCGCCTGAAGAAACTCTGA
- the LOC137665441 gene encoding E3 ubiquitin-protein ligase TRIM7-like has product MARAVLELGESLQAETTCPVCLELFSEPVITECGHNFCGPCMAAVLGAPPRPAACPQCRAPVAPGSLRPNRSLGAVAGLAGTLGDEARRPRCPEHGEALGLFCESCRVPLCALCRDGPRHRDHRARPAEEAAKELRETLQSNLAILQKEKEEFKPKGEKKSDSLLGKVASERQRLRDAFAQLQQFLREQEGILLAQLDGAHGQLTKERRKYVSGVSERKALLDTLIAEIEKKRDQPVVEFLTDVGKTLSSCEVAKAPIPEPVSPELWRTVQSLSETSQLVMGALAKFKVNLLSEMDRERVKVTLDPETASPYLILSKDRKTVHLGDGEQNLPDTPKRFTGSPSVLGSQGFTAGRHYWELEVGDGDSWAVGVAVESVRRKDSLSMAMGKIWALRLDWNRQYTALHMPPAPLTLKEEPRRIRVHLDYEAGQVTFYNAENMTQIWQYKASFTEKVFPYFWLWSQKSYIQLCA; this is encoded by the exons ATGGCGCGGGCCGTGCTGGAGCTGGGCGAGAGCCTGCAGGCCGAGACCACCTGTCCCGTGTGCCTGGAGCTCTTCTCCGAGCCCGTCATCACGGAGTGCGGCCACAACTTCTGCGGGCCCTGCATGGCGGCCGTGCTGggcgccccgccgcgccccgccgcctgcccgcAGTGCCGCGCCCCGGTGGCACCGGGCTCGCTGCGGCCCAACCGCTCGCTGGGCGCCGtggcggggctggcggggacCCTGGGCGACGAGGCGCggcggccgcgctgccccgAGCACGGCGAGGCCCTGGGGCTGTTCTGCGAGAGCTGCCGCGTCCCGCTGTGCGCCCTGTGCCGGGACGGGCCCCGGCACCGCGACCACCGCGCCCGCCCCGCTGAGGAGGCGGCCAAGGAGCTGCGG GAGACACTCCAGAGCAACCTGGCTATtctacaaaaagagaaagaagaatttaagcccaaaggggaaaagaaaagcgATAGCCTGCTG GGGAAGGTGGCCTCGGAGCGGCAGAGGCTGCGGGACGCCTTCGCGCAGCTGCAGCAGTTCCTGCGGGAGCAGGAGGGCATCTTGCTGGCCCAGCTCGACGGGGCGCACGGGCAGCTCACCAAGGAGCGCCGCAAATACGTCTCCGGTGTTTCCGAGAGGAAAGCACTGCTGGACACGCTCATCGCGGAGATCGAGAAGAAACGTGACCAGCCGGTGGTTGAATTCCTTACG GATGTTGGCAAAACCCTGAGCAG CTGCGAGGTGGCGAAGGCCCCGATCCCGGAGCCGGTTTCCCCGGAGCTGTGGAGGACTGTTCAGAGCCTCTCTGAGACGAGCCAGCTGGTCATGGGTGCGTTGGCCAAATTCAAAG TGAACCTGCTGAGCGAGATGGACAGAGAAAGGG TGAAGGTGACGCTGGACCCGGAGACAGCAAGCCCGTACCTGATCCTCTCGAAGGACCGCAAAACCGTGCACCTGGGAGACGGAGAGCAAAACCTCCCTGACACCCCCAAGAGATTCACAGGCAGCCCCAGCGTCCTGGGCTCCCAGGGGTTCACGGCCGGGAGGCATTACTGGGAGCTGGAGGTAGGGGACGGGGACAGCTGGGCCGTGGGGGTGGCTGTGGAGTCGGTGCGGAGGAAGGACTCGCTCAGCATGGCCATGGGGAAGATCTGGGCCCTGCGGCTGGACTGGAATCGCCAGTACACGGCGCTCCAcatgccccccgccccgctgacGCTGAAGGAAGAGCCCCGGAGAATCAGGGTGCACCTGGACTATGAAGCGGGCCAAGTGACCTTCTACAACGCGGAGAACATGACGCAGATCTGGCAGTACAAGGCCTCCTTCACCGAGAAAGTCTTCCCATACTTTTGGCTCTGGTCACAAAAAAGCTACATCCAGCTGTGTGCCTGA